Part of the Roseomonas sp. OT10 genome, TGCTTTTTACGGCGTTTGAGCAGCTCCTGACGGCAAAGGTCGACGGGGCGGTTCGCAGTGGAGTCTATGACGCCGGACTCGAAACGCTGCAGGCCGAGAGCTTCATCGTCACCGGCAGCGAGGTGATCCATACGCACCCGGGCACCGGCGCGGAAACGCGCCTTCTCACCATCACCCGCCGGGAGCGCAATCGACCGACGAGCCTCGCCGAGGCGCTCGATCATCTCTCCGATCCGCGCGCACGGCTCCTGGTCAATGGTCGCTCCGGCCGCGCCGCCGTGCAGATTTCCGCACCATCGATGATGCTCGACGATGGCGAGATCGAGCGCCGCGTCTGCCTGGTCCGGCCGATGGAGCAGCACTATGCGCCGCTGCGCATGATGGGTGAGAGCCATTGGGAGGCAGCCGATCGCGCCGCCTTCGCCGCCGCGTGGTGGGCTGAGTTGAATGACGTGCCGGAGTTTTCCGACAGCACGATCCACATTGTCGCCGGCCTGTTGTTGCCGATCTGGAAGCGGCTGCCAAACGAGTCGACGCGGGTCTACCGGCTCCAGACCGATGGCGGCGAGCGCATCATCGGCCGCCGCGTCTCGCCCGCCTGGGCGGCAAACGCCGTCACCACGGGCGCAACATCGCTGACCCCTGAGCAGGCCTTCACCGCTCTGATGGACGGCACGACGATCCTCGATCTCGCTGACGGCCTTCAGCTTCGGCGCGCCCGCGTCATGAATGCCCAGCGCCTGGAGCTGACCGGCTTCACCGAGGCGATGCGGGACCGGCTGCGCACCTACGGCCTGTTCAGCGAGATCATCTCGTGGAAGCTCCGCTTTTTCGTGCCGGCCGACGCCGCCGGACCGGGCGTCCTCGCCAAGGTGCTCGATACATATCCCGTGGCGCGCATCTCCGAGCGGGAGGCCGCGTGATGGCACGTCAGGACGCTTCCGATCTTGCGCACAGTCTCGGCCGGCAGGCCGAGGCGGTGTGCCGGCATTATCTTTCCAGCGGTCGCCGCGAGGGCAACTACTGGCTCGTGGGCGATGCGCGCAACACACCCGGCCGCTCGATGTACGTCCGGCTCAAGGACACGCCGAAAGGTCCCGCCGGCAAATGGACCGATGCGGCGACGGGCGAGCATGGCGATCTCCTCGACGTCATCCGAGAAAGCTGCGGCCTCATCGACTTCAAGGATGTCGCCGACGAGGCGCGGACCTTTCTCTCAGTGCCGCCGGCACCGGAGGCCCGTCAGCACGAACGGCAGAACCCAGCGCCGCATGGCTCCCCCGAAGCGGCCCGCCGACTGGTCCGCATGTCGCAGCCGATCCACGGCACGCTCGTACAAACGTATTTACGGGAACGCGGCATTACGGATTTGCGCGGAACCGGAAGCCTGCATTTCCACCCGCGCTGCTATTATCGCCCCGAAGAGCATTCGCCGACCGAGACCTGGCCGGCGATGATCGCGGCCGTCACCGACCTCGACGGCAAGATCACCGGGGCGCATCGCACCTGGCTCGATCCGCGCCGCCGCGACAAGGCGCCAATCGACACGCCGAGGCGAGCCATGGGCGATCTTCTCGGCAACGCGGTCCGCTTCGGCATAGGCAGCGATGTGATAGCGGCGGGCGAAGGCATCGAGACCGTCCTGTCGCTTCGTCAGGTCCTTCCCGACATGCCTATGCTGGCGGCGCTCTCCGCGGCCCATCTCGCTGCCATCCTGTTCCCCGACACACTGCGGCGGCTCTACATCGTCCGCGACAACGATCCGGCCGGTGACGCTGCGCGCGACACCCTCATCGAACGGGCCGACGCGGCCGGGATCGAGGCGATTGTCATCTCGCCGCAGCTGGGCGACTTCAACCAGGATCTGCGCAGCCTCGGCCTGGACGCATTGAGCGTGGAAGCCCGGTTGCAGGTCGCGCCGCAGGACGTCGCGCGCTTCATGGCGTTGGCGGCATAGCCGGCAGGAAAACGGGCGTGAGGTTCGCCGCCGTGCTCGGCGGATGCATCATCCATCGGAGGGGGACCGCGCCTCGGCCTTCGAGAGGGCGATCGGCCCACAAGCCGGCCAACCGGGCAATGGCGGCGGCCGACTATTTTCCGGCGCGGCCCAGAGGCCGCTTTCCATCGCGAAGCAAAATTGCCGGCCTTAGCCATCGAGCCCTACGCTTTCGCTCCGGGTGCCCGGCCGTCCGGCCCGCGGGCTTCGTCGCCATGAAGGCCGCGACGGTCGCGGTCCAACCGATGGAGCATCCCATGCGCGATCACGACGACTACGAACCGCATCACGAATCCTCACCCACCGACCATGTCCTTAACGAACTGCAACTTCACGGCTACCGACCCTTCACCGACGAGCCCGACCAGCGGCTTCTGCCGGACGGCAACCAGGTCGCGGGCGCCGTCGCCGACATCTTCGACGCTCTAATCGGCACCCTGGCAGACACGCGCCTCGAACCTGACCTCGACGATCTCCTCTGGTCGACCGTGAACGTTTTCCACCGCGCGACCGACCGGATCGGCCGCGAACTGGATGACAATGAGCAGTCCCAGAAGCGGGCGCAGCGCGAACAGGACGGCAGCGAGGTGAAATCGGTCGAACTGGAGCGCCTGATCGCAGAGGGGATCACGCTGATAGAGCGCCAGAACGCCTTCGAGCTAATGCGCGACCAGGCCGCCGAACACTACGAACGCCACGTCGGCAAGCCTTGGCTCCCGCGCAGCGGATCGAAGGTCAACCATCGCAATCTGACTTCGGCGATGATCGACAGCCGCGACTTCTTGATGGCGAAGAAGCGCGCCGATCAAGAGGTGCTCCTGCCGCCTGGCCCCAAGATCGTCGTCACCGGCGGCCTCGACTTCAATGATCACCAGCTTATCTGGGCAAAGCTCGATCAGGTTCACGCCAAGCACGCCGGCATGGTTCTCGTCCATGGAAAGTCGCCAAAGGGTGCCGAGAGGATCGCCTCGCTCTGGGCATCGAACCGCAACGTTCCGCAGATCGGCTTTGCACCCGATTGGACCAAGCACGGACGGTCGGCACCGTTCAAGCGGAATGACCAGATGCTCGAGATCGTGCCGAAGGGCGTGCTGCACTTCCCGGGCACGGGCATAAATGACAACCTCGCCGACAAGGCCAAGAAACTCGGCATTCCGGTTTGGAAGCACGGCGGCGCGTAAGCGCCGCCACGCATGCGCCGCTGCCTAGCGCTTCATCTTCGTGACTTTGTAGACGCACCCGGAGCGATCATACGTGGTCCAATCACCAACCTGCTGACCGTCGTCGAAGTAGCCGGACCGCAGCTTCGAACCGTCCCGGCGAAACCACTCCCAGTATCCGGTAGGTTGTCCCTCCATCGTCTGGCCGACGACCCACAAGCTTCCGTCCTTGTGTCGCTTCTCGAAAGCGAGCGTCTCCGTCATTGGCAGCCCCACGTTCAGTCTGGCTCGCCTGTCACTGCGATACGGGCGGATCGCACGTAGAAGGCAAGCTCGGTGTCGTTTTCGATCAACGCGTCGAGAAGCGCTTTCATATCCGCTTGGTCCGAAGACGACTGGAAGGGGCCCGGCTGCCGCTCGATCGCCAGCACAGCGATCGTCAAAGCCTTCTTCAAGAGGTGCAGGCTCCTTCCTGTGAACTCCGCCATCGTCCAGCCCTTCGCGACTCTACACTTGCCGCCAAGAGCATAGCGCAAATAGCCATCTGAGGACACGACGCGAGGCTGAGTCGAAAGCAGTGTCGAGACTGTAAAACGGGTCTCCCGACGCGAAGACCACCTCCGCCTATCAGCGCTGATCCTTGGTCCAGCCGCGGACTTGTCGCCATCAACCCATGAAGGGTCGGCTATGCGAGCATGCCGCCGCTGCGGCTGCGCCTGCGCGGTGATTGCAGTCCACGGCCGAACACTTCGGGCGCCTGTCGGCGGGGGATGGTCCCCCGCTCCAGCAGGAGCCCAGCAGATGTCCCTCAATCAAGCTCACGCCTTCGCCTTCAGCCTCGCCACCACCCTGATGGTCTCGATTGTCATCTTCCAGGCAGGCGACGGCAGCATGGGTGTCATGCCCGCGGGCGAATATGACGGCGAACTCGCCGCGATCGTCCATGAGGTTGATCCCTTCGCCCGCTGATCGCGGGCAAGGCTTCACGGCCGCAAGCGGAAGTCCGGCAGGATTTCCGCTCCCGTCCCGGCTTGTCATTCGCTATACTTCAGGCGCGCTGTGGTGGTGGTGGAGGCGCGATCTTCAGCCATGAACGATTGGAAACCACTGCCATGATCGTCCTTGCCATACTCGCATCCCTCTTCGCCGTCGGCCTGCTCTGCTGGCTGGTGTTCACCTTGGCCGTTTTCGCTCTGCCCGCCTTCGTCGGCGTGACGACGGGCGCCTGGGCCAACGAAGGCGGCGCCGGCATTGCCGGCGCTGTCGTCGTGGGCGTGCTCGCAGCGGCGATGACGCTCGCCATCGGGCACCTCCTGATCGCCTTCGTACGTCCGATCTGGCTGAAACTCGTCGTGGCGGTCGCCTTCGTCGCCCCGGCGGCGATTGCGGGTTTTCATGCCACCCATGGCATCGTGAAGCACCTGATGCCGTCGGAAGCGTGGCAGATGGCGTTTTCGATCTTCGGGGCCGTCGCGGTCGGGATCACCGCCTTCCTCCGGGTCGCTGGACTAGTGGCGACTCCCAGCCCATCCAGCCCGGGCCTTACTCGGGCATAATCTTTGTCGACGTCGTTCCGGCGGATCGGAACAGCACAAGACAACGCATATCCTCGTAGCCTCCGAGGTTGCAGATGAAGCGGTGGGTGCTGATTGTTCATCGCCCCGAAAAGCAACCCGCGGGGGAGCGCTTTGGGCGACACCGGCAGCGCATCCGTTCGTGCACTGAAGGCAGAGACGCTCCCGGTGGCAGTGGACGGAGATGCTGGAGCGATGCCTGTCGATGGGGAACGAAGCTGCTGCGCACGCCCTGCGCCGACTTGCCGATGCGGGAGGGTCGCCATCTTCTCCGTTATCTGCCCGTGCCTAGACCGCTCCAAACGGCCTCTTCAATGGCCTGATCTGGCCGAAGTACGGCTTCGCCTCGATCGCCTATGACACAACAGCCGCGTCGAACTTTCTTCCCCTGCCGGCTGCGCCGTCATTCCTCGCGAGACAAGAAAGCCCTCCTAAGCTGTCAGGCCCCTTCGGGGTGCGCCGTCGACCGCCTCCGGCCTGCCGATCGCCATCGAGGCCGCAATGGTGCGGGCTCGGGAACGGAAAACGGAGAATTACAATGGCGACCATCGGCACCTTCAAGAAGACCGGCTCGAACGAGTTCACCGGCGAAATCGTCACCCTCAGCGTCCAGGCCAAGGGCGTGCGCATCGTCCCCGATACCCGCGCCACCGGCGAGAACGCTCCCAGCCACCGCGTCCTGGTGGGCCGCGCCGAGATCGGCGCCGCCTGGTCGAAGCGCTCCAACGAGGGCCGCGACTATCTCGGCCTCAAGCTCGACGATCCGAGCTTCAACGCCCCGATCTACGCCAACCTCTTCGACGACGAGGACGGCGATACCTTCTCGCTGATCTGGTCCCGCCCGAGCGGGCGGCGCGGCGACTGAGGTCTCCGCGCAAGGCCCCGGCCGGAAGGTCGGGGCCTTTCAGCTTTCTGGCGAACGAATCAGCTGACGTTTTCCCGGTCGGCTTTGCGGTGGTCAAACTGGCATAGGGCGACTATTATAGTCGTAGTTCTGGCGTGCGCGTAGGTCCGAGTGGGAGGTGATCATGCATGATCACCGCCCGACAATCACGGGCCGCGCGCGCGTTGCTGGGTTGGACACAGGAGACGCTCGCTGACAAGGCTCGCGTATCTCTGACCGCCCTCAAGCGCCTCGAGTCCGCCAGTGGCCTCGAGGTGTACGAGAGCACGCGGGATGAGGTCAGGCGCGCTTTCGAACAGAATGGCGTCGTGTTCCTGAGCTCCGACCGTGGTGTGGGAGTGATGGTGGTTGATCGCAAAG contains:
- a CDS encoding helix-turn-helix domain-containing protein gives rise to the protein MITARQSRAARALLGWTQETLADKARVSLTALKRLESASGLEVYESTRDEVRRAFEQNGVVFLSSDRGVGVMVVDRKGQA
- a CDS encoding DUF7146 domain-containing protein; its protein translation is MARQDASDLAHSLGRQAEAVCRHYLSSGRREGNYWLVGDARNTPGRSMYVRLKDTPKGPAGKWTDAATGEHGDLLDVIRESCGLIDFKDVADEARTFLSVPPAPEARQHERQNPAPHGSPEAARRLVRMSQPIHGTLVQTYLRERGITDLRGTGSLHFHPRCYYRPEEHSPTETWPAMIAAVTDLDGKITGAHRTWLDPRRRDKAPIDTPRRAMGDLLGNAVRFGIGSDVIAAGEGIETVLSLRQVLPDMPMLAALSAAHLAAILFPDTLRRLYIVRDNDPAGDAARDTLIERADAAGIEAIVISPQLGDFNQDLRSLGLDALSVEARLQVAPQDVARFMALAA
- a CDS encoding DUF736 domain-containing protein encodes the protein MATIGTFKKTGSNEFTGEIVTLSVQAKGVRIVPDTRATGENAPSHRVLVGRAEIGAAWSKRSNEGRDYLGLKLDDPSFNAPIYANLFDDEDGDTFSLIWSRPSGRRGD
- a CDS encoding DUF2493 domain-containing protein, coding for MRDHDDYEPHHESSPTDHVLNELQLHGYRPFTDEPDQRLLPDGNQVAGAVADIFDALIGTLADTRLEPDLDDLLWSTVNVFHRATDRIGRELDDNEQSQKRAQREQDGSEVKSVELERLIAEGITLIERQNAFELMRDQAAEHYERHVGKPWLPRSGSKVNHRNLTSAMIDSRDFLMAKKRADQEVLLPPGPKIVVTGGLDFNDHQLIWAKLDQVHAKHAGMVLVHGKSPKGAERIASLWASNRNVPQIGFAPDWTKHGRSAPFKRNDQMLEIVPKGVLHFPGTGINDNLADKAKKLGIPVWKHGGA